A genome region from Carya illinoinensis cultivar Pawnee chromosome 2, C.illinoinensisPawnee_v1, whole genome shotgun sequence includes the following:
- the LOC122300159 gene encoding RHOMBOID-like protein 13 — protein MGRPLFYEILEKPATTCIIGVCSAIWFYIQKKNIGYSHVGFSYENAIEGHHWRIITSTFSHISVLHLVFNMSALWSLGIVEQLGNIGLGVVYYLHYTLVLVVLSGVLVFGMYHTLIIRFKLEHFRRVTAVGYSCVVFGWMTILSMKQPSSKLDLFGFLSLPISFAPFESLIFTSLIVPQASFLGHLSGIIVGYAIGWGLINGMNNYWAVTMLGWIVLVFVFSLKRSGAYDFSFFEIESITDPYLHSVRFPASGNGRTLQMTALPVGDVELV, from the coding sequence ATGGGGAGGCCTTTATTCTATGAGATATTGGAAAAACCAGCCACAACTTGTATTATAGGCGTATGTAGTGCAATATGGTTTTACATACAGAAGAAAAACATTGGGTATTCACATGTGGGTTTTAGTTATGAAAACGCCATTGAAGGACACCATTGGCGGATAATAACTTCAACTTTTTCCCATATAAGTGTTCTTCATCTTGTTTTCAATATGAGTGCACTTTGGAGTCTGGGGATAGTGGAACAGTTGGGGAATATAGGCCTTGGTGTGGTTTATTACCTACATTACACGTTGGTCTTGGTCGTGTTATCGGGTGTGTTAGTTTTTGGGATGTACCATACGTTGATTATTAGATTCAAGCTTGAGCATTTCCGGAGAGTGACAGCTGTTGGATATTCTTGTGTTGTTTTTGGGTGGATGACAATTCTTTCTATGAAGCAACCCTCTTCAAAGTTGGatctttttggatttctttcactTCCCATTAGTTTTGCACCATTTGAGTCCCTCATTTTTACTTCACTTATAGTTCCACAAGCAAGTTTTCTTGGTCATCTATCAGGAATCATTGTTGGTTATGCTATTGGATGGGGTTTGATTAATGGGATGAACAATTACTGGGCGGTTACCATGTTGGGATGGATTGTGCTTGTGTTTGTGTTCAGTTTGAAGCGATCTGGTGCATATGATTTCAGCTTTTTCGAGATTGAATCTATCACAGATCCTTACTTGCATTCTGTGCGGTTTCCAGCATCAGGTAATGGTAGAACCTTGCAGATGACTGCATTGCCAGTTGGAGATGTTGAACTTGTGTAA
- the LOC122300157 gene encoding protein STRICTOSIDINE SYNTHASE-LIKE 13: MEKIIKKNPLKDEALLQHPILFVLVLVLGFVIMDPFNMGPLGSHEFMPVKHTIAPYKQVMENWPRDNQSRLGLGKLEFENEVFGPESLEFDHLGRGPYTGLADGRVVRWMGQSVGWETFSLVTPSWSEKLCAKGVDSTTSKQWKHEKRCGRPLGLRFDKESGDLYIADAYHGLMVVGPEGGLARSLATQIEGKPIMFANDLDIHKNGSIFFTDTSKRYDRVNHFFILLEGEATGRLLRYDPPTKTTHVVLEGLAFPNGVQLSRDQTFLLFTETTNCRLTKYWLEGPESGTTEVVADLPGFPDNVRINEKGQFWVAIDCCRTAAQEVLTHNPWIRSVYFRLPIQMSILARLMGMRMYTVISLFNEKGEILEVLEDRKGEVMKLVSEVREVNGKLWIGTVAHNHIATLAYPLTN, from the exons ATGGAGAAGATCATCAAGAAAAACCCACTCAAAGATGAAGCATTACTTCAGCATCCAAtcctttttgttcttgttttggTCTTGGGTTTTGTTATAATGGATCCTTTCAATATGGGTCCCCTAGGAAGCCATGAGTTTATGCCTGTGAAGCACACAATTGCACCATACAAGCAAGTCATGGAGAATTGGCCTAGAGACAATCAAAGCCGGCTAGGACTTGGAAAATTGGAATTTGAGAATGAAGTCTTCGGCCCTGAATCGTTAGAGTTCGATCACTTGGGGCGTGGCCCTTACACAGGATTGGCCGACGGACGTGTTGTTCGATGGATGGGTCAAAGTGTTGGGTGGGAGACCTTTTCACTCGTGACACCAAGTTG GTCAGAGAAGCTTTGTGCTAAAGGTGTCGATTCAACCACATCCAAGCAATGGAAGCATGAGAAAAGGTGTGGCCGTCCCCTTGGCCTAAGGTTCGATAAAGAAAGTGGAGATTTGTACATAGCCGATGCTTATCATGGCCTTATGGTTGTTGGGCCTGAAGGAGGACTTGCAAGATCTCTGGCAACTCAAATAGAAGGGAAGCCCATAATGTTTGCCAATGACCTTGACATTCATAAAAACGGTTCCATCTTCTTCACAGACACTAGCAAAAGATACGACAGAGT GAACCATTTCTTTATATTGTTGGAAGGGGAAGCCACTGGTAGGCTTCTCAGATATGACCCACCAACTAAAACAACTCATGTTGTCTTGGAGGGGTTGGCTTTTCCGAATGGAGTACAATTATCTAGGGACCAAACCTTCCTCCTCTTTACTGAAACTACCAACTGCAG GCTAACAAAATACTGGTTGGAAGGTCCAGAATCTGGAACCACAGAAGTGGTTGCTGACTTGCCGGGTTTCCCAGACAATGTAAGAATAAATGAGAAAGGTCAATTTTGGGTAGCAATAGATTGTTGCCGAACTGCTGCACAAGAAGTTCTCACACACAATCCTTGGATACGAAGTGTCTACTTCCGACTGCCAATTCAAATGAGCATCTTAGCTCGATTGATGGGGATGAGAATGTACACAGTGATCTCACTCTTCAATGAGAAAGGAGAGATTTTGGAAGTTCTTGAGGATAGAAAGGGTGAGGTCATGAAACTAGTTAGTGAAGTAAGAGAAGTAAATGGGAAGCTATGGATTGGCACTGTGGCTCACAACCACATTGCCACCCTCGCTTACCCCTTGACTAATTAA